The following are encoded in a window of Fusarium oxysporum f. sp. lycopersici 4287 chromosome 5, whole genome shotgun sequence genomic DNA:
- a CDS encoding hypothetical protein (At least one base has a quality score < 10), with amino-acid sequence MAFGSSRTRTSSEEQRGRSTEPIPLMESKQRTNSYSSEFSTQSTASSTTKASRSWFKAAPQPVNNVTYCGRHSSQFLFGGPSLADLARAMLGKD; translated from the exons ATGGCTTTCGGATCCTCTCGCACCAGAACCTCTTCTGAGGAGCAGCGTGGACGAAGCACTGAGCCAATTCCCCTCATGGAGTCTAAG CAACGAACAAACTCATACTCCAGCGAGTTCTCGACCCAATCTACGGCATCTTCCACGACCAAAGCCTCCCGCTCTTGGTTCAAGGCTGCTCCTCAGCCAGTCAACAATGTTACCTACTGTGGCCGCCATTCAAGCCAGTTCCTCTTTGGCGGCCCTTCTCTGGCTGATCTCGCCCGGGCAATGTTGGGCAAGGATTGA
- a CDS encoding hypothetical protein (At least one base has a quality score < 10), which produces MSTMTTTEENPTSAGEHPTKLQGRAFYESIGSPKFIVAPMVDQSEFAWRMLTRSFISPTEQKSLLAYTPMLHARLFSQDEKYRKAHFQSVKSDGETPWLDGNPSIDRPLFVQFCANDPEALLSAAKQVAPYCDAVDLNLGCPQGIARKGKYGAFLQEDQDLIFRLINILHKELPVPVTAKIRILDTKEETLAYAQNVLKAGASILTVHGRRREQKGHLTGLAEWKMIRRETSRSASSYRSDGGMSAEGNLSDPAIFTKPPAVGEEGREYWRGKDGKGGYRVDAVFRRYMDILHEHVFGEKHIERRPLFMPGDDTEWMNESETAEDEPPSKKRRKDLGKKGEQGPNMSAMQPHLFHLLRHFVSKHTDVRDMLAKSRAGDMEAYERVLSAVERKVAEGLIEYERTNGESVAETPLAEGEEDPPETESSVGTQRRCRRPWWVVQPIIRPLPNEAFKKGALTMSKKDKVKAQEQKQEEKGKQEDIKARDEALAG; this is translated from the exons ATGTCTACAATGACGACCACAGAGGAGAACCCCACCAGCGCGGGGGAGCACCCTACCAAGCTGCAAGGACGAGCATTCTACGAGTCTATCGGAAGCCCCAAGTTCATCGTTGCGCCTATGGTAGACCAGTCTGAATTT GCCTGGCGCATGTTGACTCGAAGTTTCATTTCACCCACTGAACAAAAGAGTCTCCTTGCCTATACACCCATGCTCCACGCTCGACTCTTTTCACAGGACGAGAAGTATCGCAAGGCGCACTTCCAATCGGTTAAATCCGACGGCGAAACTCCCTGGCTTGACGGAAACCCTTCTATCGACCGACCGCTATTCGTCCAGTTCTGCGCGAACGACCCCGAAGCGCTCCTTTCTGCCGCTAAGCAAGTCGCCCCTTACTGCGATGCTGTTGACTTGAATCTCGGATGTCCTCAAGGTATCGCACGAAAGGGAAAGTATGGTGCTTTCCTCCAGGAAGACCAGGATCTTATCTTCCGCTTGATCAACATTTTGCACAAGGAGTTGCCTGTGCCTGTGACAGCCAAGATTCGAATCCTGGACACGAAGGAGGAGACCCTGGCATACGCGCAGAATGTCCTGAAGGCTGGCGCATCCATCCTCACTGTCCACGGCCGACGAAGGGAGCAGAAGGGACATTTGACGGGCCTGGCTGAGTGGAAGATGATTCG GAGGGAGACATCGAGAAGTGCCTCGAGCTACAGGAGCGATGGCGGGATGAGCGCCGAGGGCAACCTCAGCGACCCAGCTATCTTCACAAAGCCACCAGCCGTCGGAGAGGAAGGACGAGAATATTGGAGAGGAAAAGATGGAAAAGGGGGTTACAGAGTTGATGCTGTGTTCAGACGATACATGGACATCCTCCACGAACACGTTTTCGGAGAGAAGCACATCGAGCGCCGACCACTTTTCATGCCTGGTGACGATACTGAGTGGATGAACGAGAGCGAGACAGCTGAAGACGAGCCACCGTCCAAGAAGCGAAGAAAGGACTTGGGCAAGAAGGGGGAACAGGGACCCAACATGTCAGCCATGCAACCCCATCTTTTCCATCTATTGCGACACTTTGTCTCCAAGCACACCGACGTGCGAGACATGCTAGCCAAGAGCCGAGCAGGCGACATGGAAGCCTACGAGCGCGTACTATCTGCCGTGGAGCGCAAGGTTGCAGAAGGTCTCATTGAGTACGAGCGCACCAATGGGGAGAGCGTTGCGGAGACACCATTGGCcgagggcgaggaggatcCTCCTGAGACGGAGAGCTCAGTAGGCACACAAAGACGGTGTCGAAGGCCTTGGTGGGTGGTTCAACCCATCATTCGACCCCTACCGAACGAGGCGTTCAAGAAGGGGGCTTTGACTATGAGTAAAAAGGATAAGGTCAAGGCGCAGGAACAGAAAcaggaggagaagggcaagcaGGAAGATATCAAGGCACGAGATGAGGCTTTGGCGGGATAG